The following proteins are co-located in the Dietzia timorensis genome:
- a CDS encoding glycosyltransferase family 2 protein, which translates to MSIDVMLPYYGDVDHFKKAVDSVVAQSFTDFRLIVVDDGFPDPEPARYMGEIAARDSRVTYEKNEVNLGANGNYRKCLGMVSAPTVVVMGADDIMLPGYLQAVHDGFAAQPDAAVFECGVAVIDENGAPANSLADAVKAWNSPLSNPNGRKVLGGEDLMVSLMHGNWTYFPSLAWNAEWIGQIGFREGLDVVQDLALLVDTISAGGKMVIDPTLAFLYRRHSASDSSVRALDGRRFAEESRFFAGEAKTFADRGWKKAARAARLHWTSRLNAATLLPTALKAGKLREGGPKLVRHIFG; encoded by the coding sequence ATGTCCATCGATGTGATGCTGCCGTATTACGGCGACGTCGACCACTTCAAGAAGGCCGTCGACAGCGTCGTGGCGCAGAGCTTCACCGACTTCCGACTCATCGTGGTCGACGACGGCTTCCCGGACCCCGAACCCGCCCGCTACATGGGCGAAATAGCGGCGCGGGATTCGCGTGTGACGTACGAGAAGAACGAGGTCAACCTCGGCGCGAACGGCAATTACCGCAAATGTCTCGGCATGGTCTCCGCGCCCACGGTGGTCGTGATGGGCGCGGACGACATCATGCTCCCCGGCTACCTGCAGGCCGTGCACGATGGCTTCGCGGCGCAGCCTGACGCCGCCGTATTCGAATGCGGTGTCGCCGTGATCGACGAGAACGGCGCACCCGCGAATTCGCTCGCCGACGCCGTCAAGGCGTGGAACTCCCCGCTGTCGAATCCGAACGGCCGCAAGGTACTCGGCGGTGAGGACCTCATGGTCTCGCTGATGCACGGCAACTGGACGTACTTCCCGTCGCTCGCGTGGAATGCCGAGTGGATCGGGCAGATCGGCTTCCGGGAGGGTCTTGACGTCGTGCAGGACCTCGCCCTCCTGGTCGACACGATTTCCGCCGGCGGCAAGATGGTCATCGATCCGACCCTCGCGTTCCTGTACCGCCGCCATTCGGCGTCGGACTCCTCGGTCCGCGCGCTCGACGGCCGCCGTTTCGCCGAGGAGTCCCGCTTCTTCGCGGGCGAGGCGAAGACCTTCGCCGACCGCGGCTGGAAGAAGGCCGCCCGTGCCGCACGCCTCCACTGGACCTCACGTCTCAATGCGGCCACGCTGCTCCCGACCGCGCTCAAGGCCGGCAAGCTCCGCGAGGGCGGGCCGAAGCTCGTCCGCCACATCTTCGGGTAG
- a CDS encoding VOC family protein → MGVAPNFSIVTLGVKDIRTSASFYRALGWEQRGNPSAGITWFRTSGTWIGLFDYTELADDVGLPAVEPRGFSGITLALNFGSEAEVDSALQLAVEAGARLVKPAERAEWGGYSGYFADLDGYLWETAYAPMFPVDENGSIEIPD, encoded by the coding sequence ATGGGTGTTGCACCGAACTTTTCCATCGTCACGCTCGGGGTGAAAGACATACGCACCAGCGCGTCCTTCTATCGAGCGCTCGGATGGGAACAACGTGGAAACCCTTCCGCGGGGATTACATGGTTCCGTACCTCGGGTACCTGGATTGGTCTGTTCGACTACACCGAGCTTGCAGATGACGTGGGTCTACCGGCTGTCGAGCCCCGAGGATTCTCGGGGATAACGCTTGCGCTCAACTTTGGAAGCGAGGCGGAAGTCGATTCTGCGCTGCAGCTCGCCGTCGAAGCCGGAGCACGTTTGGTCAAGCCGGCAGAGCGCGCCGAATGGGGCGGATACTCCGGCTATTTCGCCGATCTCGACGGGTACTTGTGGGAGACAGCGTATGCACCGATGTTTCCTGTCGACGAAAATGGCTCGATCGAGATCCCCGACTGA
- a CDS encoding intradiol ring-cleavage dioxygenase, which yields MASLFSRAKRTNNSAETNPADNSRTLRPYPAANEHPAPATGAETRTYEGRPLDRPGEDIEDQGLAFDVATLLGRRKFLGALGLGAGAVALAACSPGSSGASASASSSSASATGVADTTYTEMPTETAGPYPGDGSNGPDVLDMTGVERSDIRSSIGGGATAEGVQITLELNIIDIAGGNVPFTGAAVYVWHCDAEGNYSMYGEGIEDETYLRGVQIAGDDGVVRFTSIMPGCYSGRWPHIHFEVFPDKASISDATNNVLTSQLAIPEDVATQVYALTGYTGSASNLAKITLGTDNVFSDGWDQQVASVTGDASSGYTVSIDVPIDTTTEQEMSGGMPGGGAGGPGGGGTPPDGEPGAGGPMGAPPGQDSGSAGGSTEAA from the coding sequence ATGGCATCGCTGTTTTCCCGCGCGAAGCGCACGAACAATTCCGCCGAAACGAATCCGGCGGACAACTCCCGCACCCTCCGCCCCTACCCCGCCGCGAACGAACACCCGGCACCGGCCACCGGCGCCGAAACGCGAACCTACGAGGGGCGCCCTCTCGACCGACCCGGGGAGGACATCGAGGATCAGGGCCTCGCGTTTGATGTCGCGACGCTGCTCGGGCGACGCAAGTTTCTCGGCGCCCTCGGGCTGGGGGCCGGCGCCGTCGCGCTCGCCGCGTGCTCGCCCGGTTCCTCGGGAGCCTCCGCCTCGGCGAGTTCGTCGAGCGCATCGGCCACGGGTGTCGCCGACACCACCTACACCGAGATGCCCACCGAGACTGCGGGTCCTTACCCCGGCGACGGCTCGAACGGCCCCGACGTCCTAGACATGACTGGCGTCGAGCGTAGCGACATCCGCTCCTCGATCGGAGGCGGCGCGACGGCCGAGGGCGTGCAGATCACGCTCGAGCTCAACATCATCGACATCGCCGGCGGGAACGTGCCGTTCACCGGCGCCGCCGTCTACGTCTGGCACTGCGACGCCGAGGGGAACTACTCGATGTACGGCGAGGGCATCGAGGACGAAACGTATCTACGCGGCGTGCAGATTGCCGGAGATGACGGCGTGGTGAGGTTCACCTCGATCATGCCCGGCTGCTACTCCGGCCGCTGGCCACACATCCACTTCGAGGTCTTCCCGGACAAGGCGTCGATCTCCGACGCGACGAACAACGTGTTGACCTCGCAGCTTGCGATCCCCGAGGACGTGGCGACGCAAGTTTATGCGTTGACCGGCTACACCGGGTCGGCGAGCAATCTTGCGAAGATCACGCTCGGCACCGACAACGTGTTCTCCGACGGATGGGACCAGCAGGTGGCGTCGGTTACCGGCGATGCGAGCTCCGGGTACACGGTGTCCATCGACGTGCCGATCGACACGACCACCGAGCAGGAGATGTCCGGCGGGATGCCGGGTGGCGGCGCGGGCGGGCCCGGCGGCGGCGGAACCCCGCCCGATGGAGAACCGGGCGCGGGCGGGCCGATGGGTGCGCCGCCCGGGCAGGATTCGGGCTCGGCAGGCGGCTCGACCGAAGCGGCGTAA